One segment of Sphingomonas qomolangmaensis DNA contains the following:
- a CDS encoding GlsB/YeaQ/YmgE family stress response membrane protein, with amino-acid sequence MGIIVLLVVGGLIGWVASMIMRTNGQQGIILNIVVGIVGALLAGFIITPLIGGSPITSGEISIQSVLVSLVGAVVLLAIINMFRRGAVR; translated from the coding sequence ATGGGCATTATCGTCCTTCTTGTCGTCGGCGGATTGATCGGCTGGGTCGCCAGCATGATCATGCGTACCAACGGCCAACAAGGCATCATCCTCAACATCGTTGTCGGAATCGTCGGCGCGTTGCTTGCAGGGTTCATCATCACCCCGCTGATCGGCGGCAGCCCCATCACCAGCGGCGAAATTTCGATCCAGTCGGTGCTGGTGTCGCTGGTCGGCGCAGTCGTGCTGCTTGCCATCATCAACATGTTTCGCCGCGGTGCGGTACGTTGA
- a CDS encoding helix-turn-helix transcriptional regulator, whose translation MTNPDQPALRHLEQLTAQLLDGVILIDPAGTILSANAAALRMHGVGTLAELGTTAEGYAERFTLRTHDHRPLKHREYPLFRLLAGDSFPDLIVEVAPAGDDQARWIHQVRDVVMDIDGGEAEYLALVIDDVSARFDAEARFAAMFNANPAPAIVVRLHDQRIVQVNAGFETLTGFTPEALTGKSLFGLDLLANLADPVAVRRRIEEGEIVAQAEAELRVADGSRRLVLFAGQPIDVTGEDSLLLTFADLEPRRRAEQALAASEHHLRSVFEMAPVAMVVTADCDHRIASVNAAFRALTGHDARQAIGQTADDLQLWEDPQLGQSLERQLVELGAVRDAEAILRSRTGAPIDCLISAETISVEGAPCVLWVCQDVTSRKQSERELADAIDAVMKDANWLSHSILDKLATLRRPEAPAPPSNLSPREREILELICDDLDDNAIAVQLGLSRNTVRNHVARLYAKIGVNRRSGAVVWGRERGMGTRRD comes from the coding sequence ATGACCAACCCCGACCAGCCCGCCCTCCGTCATCTCGAACAGCTGACCGCGCAATTGCTCGACGGGGTGATCCTGATCGATCCCGCGGGAACGATCCTGAGCGCGAACGCCGCCGCGCTTCGAATGCACGGCGTGGGCACGCTGGCCGAACTGGGTACGACGGCGGAGGGCTATGCCGAGCGCTTCACCCTGCGCACCCACGACCATCGCCCGCTCAAGCATCGTGAATATCCGCTCTTCCGCCTGCTCGCGGGCGACAGCTTCCCCGACCTGATCGTCGAAGTCGCACCGGCGGGTGACGATCAGGCGCGCTGGATCCACCAGGTGCGCGATGTCGTCATGGATATCGACGGCGGCGAAGCCGAATATCTCGCGCTGGTGATCGACGACGTATCGGCGCGGTTCGATGCCGAGGCGCGGTTCGCGGCGATGTTCAACGCCAACCCCGCCCCCGCGATCGTCGTGCGGCTGCATGACCAGCGGATCGTCCAGGTCAATGCCGGCTTCGAGACGCTGACCGGTTTCACCCCCGAAGCACTCACCGGCAAGTCGCTGTTCGGGCTCGACCTGCTCGCCAATCTCGCCGATCCGGTCGCGGTGCGCCGCCGGATAGAGGAGGGCGAAATCGTCGCGCAGGCCGAGGCCGAGCTTCGCGTCGCCGACGGATCGCGCCGGCTGGTGCTGTTCGCGGGCCAGCCGATCGACGTCACCGGCGAGGATTCGCTGCTGCTGACCTTCGCCGATCTCGAACCCAGGCGCCGCGCCGAGCAGGCGCTTGCCGCAAGCGAGCATCATCTTCGCTCGGTCTTCGAAATGGCGCCGGTCGCGATGGTGGTGACCGCCGATTGCGATCACCGGATTGCGAGCGTCAACGCGGCGTTCCGCGCGCTCACCGGGCATGACGCCCGTCAGGCGATCGGGCAGACCGCCGACGATCTGCAGCTATGGGAAGACCCCCAGCTCGGCCAGTCGCTCGAGCGGCAACTGGTCGAGTTGGGCGCGGTCCGCGACGCCGAAGCGATCCTGCGCTCGCGCACTGGCGCTCCGATCGACTGCCTGATTTCGGCCGAGACGATCAGCGTCGAAGGCGCGCCATGCGTATTGTGGGTGTGCCAGGACGTCACCTCGCGCAAGCAAAGCGAGCGCGAACTGGCCGATGCGATCGACGCGGTGATGAAGGACGCCAATTGGCTGAGCCATTCGATCCTCGACAAGCTCGCAACGCTACGCCGTCCCGAGGCGCCTGCTCCCCCGAGCAACCTCAGCCCCCGCGAACGCGAGATCCTCGAGCTGATCTGCGACGATCTCGACGACAATGCGATCGCGGTGCAGCTCGGGCTGTCGCGCAACACCGTCCGCAACCATGTCGCGCGGCTCTATGCCAAGATCGGGGTGAACCGCCGCAGCGGCGCGGTCGTATGGGGACGCGAGCGCGGCATGGGCACGCGCCGCGATTGA
- a CDS encoding diacylglycerol/lipid kinase family protein: protein MQALSRPIPREAVLIVNAHSRKGEALCHQAKEKLEQAGITLIASHAVQDPSKLNDFVREAVRDGAPMVIVGGGDGSLSRLVDDVANTDCVFAVLPLGTANSFARTLGLPLDLDGAIDAIVTGRLRRIDLGMIDDDYFVNAAALGLSPMIGDTVPHKLKRYLGRVGYLGWALWCLLNFRPFRLTVEDEHGEHRTWASEVRIFNGRFHGGVELIETTDVDSGDIVIQAVTGRSLMRLAFDWYAKFFKLKSRSANTVEFRGRELRLRTRPHQNISIDGENLARTPVTVRVAQRAIEVVVPSAPSIV from the coding sequence TTGCAAGCGTTGAGCCGTCCCATTCCCCGCGAGGCGGTGCTGATCGTCAACGCGCATTCGCGCAAGGGCGAGGCGCTGTGCCACCAGGCCAAGGAAAAGCTCGAGCAAGCGGGGATCACGCTGATCGCCTCGCATGCGGTGCAGGATCCGTCGAAGCTCAACGACTTTGTTCGCGAAGCCGTGCGCGACGGCGCGCCGATGGTGATCGTCGGCGGCGGCGATGGATCGCTGTCGCGGCTGGTCGACGACGTCGCCAACACCGATTGCGTCTTCGCGGTCCTGCCGCTGGGCACCGCCAACAGCTTCGCGCGGACGCTGGGGTTGCCGCTCGATCTCGACGGCGCGATCGACGCGATCGTCACAGGACGGCTGCGCCGGATCGACCTCGGCATGATCGACGACGATTATTTCGTGAACGCCGCCGCGCTGGGGCTGTCGCCGATGATCGGCGACACCGTTCCGCACAAGCTCAAGCGCTACCTCGGGCGCGTCGGCTATCTCGGCTGGGCGCTGTGGTGCCTGCTGAACTTCCGCCCGTTCCGCTTGACCGTCGAGGACGAACATGGCGAGCACCGCACCTGGGCGAGCGAAGTCCGCATCTTCAACGGCCGCTTCCACGGCGGGGTCGAACTGATCGAGACCACCGACGTCGATAGCGGCGACATCGTCATCCAGGCGGTGACCGGGCGCAGCCTGATGCGGCTGGCGTTCGACTGGTACGCCAAATTCTTCAAGCTGAAGTCGCGCAGCGCCAATACCGTCGAGTTCCGCGGGCGCGAGTTGCGGCTGCGCACCCGGCCGCACCAGAATATCTCGATCGACGGCGAGAATCTGGCGCGCACCCCGGTGACGGTGCGCGTCGCTCAGCGCGCGATCGAAGTCGTCGTGCCCTCGGCGCCCTCAATCGTGTGA
- a CDS encoding phosphatase PAP2 family protein: MIASDSDGTWLHRLDTRILVTLLIVIVALGGFAYVASEVAEGNPLAIDRWLLLLLRSVADPGTSIGPRWFSHAMVDFTALGGGTVLTLVTFFITGYLVARRKLALAMFVASSIAAGGLLNALLKTAFVRARPDIVPHLVEVSSASFPSGHAMNSAMVYLTGAALLASAEPSRRVRVFLITAALVLTLLIGFSRVFLGVHFPTDVLAGWAVGIAWAVAASWVAGILQRRHTIEGAEGTTTSIAR, translated from the coding sequence ATGATTGCAAGCGACAGCGACGGTACCTGGCTGCACCGGCTGGACACGCGGATATTGGTCACGCTGCTGATCGTCATCGTCGCGCTTGGCGGTTTTGCCTATGTCGCGTCCGAAGTCGCCGAGGGCAATCCGCTGGCGATCGACCGGTGGCTGCTGCTCCTGCTGCGCAGCGTCGCCGATCCCGGGACGTCGATCGGTCCGCGCTGGTTCTCGCACGCGATGGTCGATTTCACCGCGCTGGGCGGGGGGACCGTGCTGACGCTGGTGACGTTCTTCATCACCGGATACCTCGTGGCGCGGCGCAAGCTCGCGCTGGCGATGTTCGTGGCGTCGTCGATCGCCGCGGGCGGGCTGCTCAATGCGCTGCTCAAGACCGCCTTCGTCCGCGCACGGCCCGATATCGTTCCCCATCTGGTCGAGGTCAGCTCGGCGAGCTTTCCCAGCGGCCATGCGATGAATTCGGCGATGGTCTATCTGACCGGGGCAGCGTTGCTCGCTAGCGCCGAACCCAGCCGGCGGGTTCGGGTTTTCCTCATTACCGCCGCGCTGGTGCTTACCTTGCTGATCGGATTTTCGCGGGTGTTCCTGGGGGTCCATTTCCCCACCGACGTGCTGGCGGGATGGGCGGTAGGGATCGCCTGGGCGGTCGCGGCTTCATGGGTGGCCGGAATATTGCAGCGGCGTCACACGATTGAGGGCGCCGAGGGCACGACGACTTCGATCGCGCGCTGA
- a CDS encoding alpha/beta fold hydrolase, which translates to MANASKPNDIARNTPATWLGAGIAALAGAAIFNRWSAARAERDHPPIGAFVEVDGMPVHYYQRGAGPAIVLIHGSASLVEDFVVSGLIDLLAKQHRVIAFDRPGYGYTPRPRGIDWTPERQAELLVAACAKLGIDRPIVVGHSWGTLPALAWALDHRDAIGGLALLSGYFFATPRPDAVMAAVAGSPGLGDVIANTVAPLQTRLTGPLGNKLVFSPADPTEAFLKDIPFTLMLRPSQLRATAIDSGQMPASAARLSPRYAELDLPIAIVWGVGDKLVVQADQSAKLAEQLPGAVATRMDWVGHMVHHTDPARVAAAILAVADRA; encoded by the coding sequence ATGGCCAACGCAAGCAAACCCAACGACATAGCCCGCAACACCCCCGCAACCTGGCTCGGCGCAGGCATCGCCGCGCTGGCCGGTGCGGCGATCTTCAACCGCTGGTCGGCAGCGCGTGCCGAGCGCGATCACCCGCCGATCGGTGCCTTCGTCGAGGTCGATGGGATGCCGGTGCATTATTATCAGCGCGGCGCCGGACCGGCGATCGTACTGATCCACGGCAGTGCCTCGCTGGTCGAGGATTTCGTCGTCAGCGGGCTGATCGATCTTCTCGCGAAACAGCATCGCGTGATCGCGTTCGATCGCCCCGGCTATGGCTATACCCCGCGTCCTCGCGGGATCGACTGGACGCCCGAGCGTCAGGCCGAATTGCTGGTCGCCGCCTGCGCCAAGCTCGGGATCGATCGCCCGATCGTCGTCGGGCATAGCTGGGGCACCCTCCCCGCGCTGGCATGGGCGCTCGATCATCGCGACGCGATCGGCGGGCTTGCGCTGCTGTCGGGCTATTTCTTCGCGACGCCGCGTCCCGACGCAGTGATGGCGGCGGTCGCGGGCTCGCCCGGCCTGGGTGACGTGATCGCCAACACCGTCGCGCCGCTGCAGACCCGGCTGACCGGTCCGCTGGGCAACAAGCTCGTCTTCTCGCCCGCCGACCCCACCGAAGCATTCCTGAAGGACATACCCTTCACGCTGATGCTGCGCCCATCGCAATTGCGCGCAACCGCGATCGACAGCGGCCAAATGCCCGCATCGGCGGCGCGCCTCTCGCCGCGCTACGCCGAACTCGATCTGCCGATCGCGATCGTCTGGGGCGTTGGCGACAAGCTGGTGGTACAGGCCGATCAATCGGCGAAGCTTGCCGAGCAATTGCCTGGTGCGGTGGCGACGCGGATGGATTGGGTGGGGCATATGGTGCATCACACCGATCCGGCGCGCGTCGCGGCGGCGATCCTGGCGGTTGCCGATCGCGCGTAG
- a CDS encoding M24 family metallopeptidase has translation MTMAWRAALFLALTSVPVAASAQQEVRPAYPPVLPLRERAAVIDGWLRERLDTVLPAIMREQGVDMWVLVARENFEEPVIASMLDAESMAARRRTILVFFDSGEGLPFERLTVSRYPLGDLFEADWDPHIQPDQWKRLTEIIAVRNPKRIAINSSRRTAYADGMTLSAHDEMMAALPESLRSRVVRDETLAVRWLETRTAAEMARYPQIVALAHAIIGEGLSDKVITPGVTTTDDVVWWFRERIAALKLDTWFQPSVAVSRRGVKDTLDGDTVIAPGDLIWTDFGIEYLRLHTDTQQNAYVLRPGETQAPKGLRDGLAANNRVQDALTTSFRVGDSGNAILARARAKAIAQGLNPSIYSHPIGYHGHGAGTAIGFWDNQQPDPRGDYPLYPNTAWSIELAATAAVPEWGGQLVSFKTEEDAYYDGSRVTYLDGRQTDLYLLGGTPTANLKPGIPK, from the coding sequence ATGACGATGGCTTGGCGCGCGGCGCTGTTCCTTGCCCTGACGAGCGTGCCGGTGGCCGCGAGCGCGCAGCAGGAGGTGCGCCCGGCCTACCCGCCGGTGTTGCCGCTGCGCGAGCGGGCCGCGGTGATAGACGGCTGGCTGAGGGAGCGTCTCGATACCGTGCTGCCTGCGATCATGCGCGAACAGGGTGTCGACATGTGGGTACTGGTCGCGCGCGAGAATTTCGAGGAGCCGGTGATCGCCTCGATGCTCGATGCCGAGAGCATGGCGGCGCGGCGGCGGACGATCCTGGTGTTCTTCGATTCGGGTGAGGGACTGCCGTTCGAGCGGCTGACGGTCAGCCGCTACCCGCTCGGCGATCTGTTCGAAGCCGATTGGGATCCTCACATCCAACCCGACCAATGGAAGCGGCTTACCGAGATCATCGCGGTGCGAAACCCCAAGCGGATCGCGATCAATTCGTCGCGCCGCACCGCCTATGCCGATGGCATGACGCTCAGCGCGCATGACGAGATGATGGCGGCGCTGCCCGAATCGCTCCGCTCGCGCGTGGTTCGCGACGAGACGCTGGCGGTGCGCTGGCTCGAAACGCGCACCGCTGCCGAAATGGCGCGCTATCCGCAGATCGTCGCGCTGGCGCATGCGATCATCGGCGAAGGGCTGTCGGACAAGGTCATCACCCCCGGCGTCACCACCACCGACGACGTGGTGTGGTGGTTCCGCGAACGGATCGCCGCGCTCAAGCTCGATACCTGGTTTCAACCTTCGGTCGCGGTGAGCCGCCGGGGGGTGAAGGATACGCTCGACGGTGACACGGTGATCGCGCCGGGCGACCTGATCTGGACCGATTTCGGCATCGAATATCTGCGGCTGCACACCGATACCCAGCAAAACGCGTATGTCTTGCGGCCCGGCGAGACGCAGGCGCCCAAGGGGCTGCGCGACGGCCTGGCCGCCAACAACCGCGTCCAGGATGCGCTGACGACGTCGTTCCGCGTCGGCGACAGCGGCAACGCGATCCTGGCGCGCGCGCGGGCCAAGGCGATCGCGCAAGGGCTGAACCCCAGCATCTATTCGCACCCGATCGGCTATCACGGCCATGGTGCGGGCACCGCGATCGGCTTTTGGGACAATCAGCAGCCCGACCCGCGCGGCGACTATCCGCTATACCCCAACACCGCCTGGTCGATCGAACTTGCCGCCACTGCCGCGGTGCCCGAATGGGGCGGCCAGCTGGTATCGTTCAAGACAGAGGAGGATGCCTATTATGACGGCAGCCGGGTCACCTATCTCGACGGACGCCAGACCGACTTATACCTGCTAGGCGGCACTCCCACCGCCAATCTCAAGCCCGGAATCCCCAAATGA
- a CDS encoding Crp/Fnr family transcriptional regulator has translation MIREGDEPGPVFVILEGWACRYKILPSGARQIMAFMIPGDSCDLHVNLLPEMDHSIQAITTATVATIPKATMQSLMADHPAIARAMYTAQLIDESIMRSWIVSMGRRSSIERVAHLMCELYLRAYSIGLVTDGEVALPLSQLVLADALGMTSVHINRVLKELRLAGAMALRRGSLDIIDPVKLIQIAGFDENYLHRRLRTGSDRH, from the coding sequence TTGATCCGCGAAGGCGATGAGCCGGGGCCCGTGTTCGTCATCCTCGAAGGGTGGGCGTGTCGGTACAAGATCCTGCCATCGGGTGCGCGGCAGATCATGGCGTTCATGATACCCGGCGATTCCTGCGACTTGCACGTCAATCTGTTGCCCGAAATGGATCATAGCATCCAGGCGATCACCACCGCGACGGTCGCGACGATCCCGAAAGCGACGATGCAATCGCTCATGGCCGACCACCCGGCGATCGCGCGCGCGATGTACACCGCGCAATTGATCGACGAGAGCATCATGCGATCGTGGATCGTCAGCATGGGGCGACGCAGCAGCATCGAGCGAGTCGCGCACCTGATGTGCGAGCTGTACCTACGCGCCTACAGCATCGGGCTGGTGACCGATGGCGAAGTGGCGCTGCCACTATCGCAGCTGGTGCTGGCCGATGCGCTCGGAATGACCTCGGTGCATATCAATCGCGTGTTGAAGGAGCTGCGCCTCGCGGGAGCAATGGCGCTCCGGCGCGGCAGTCTCGACATCATCGATCCGGTGAAGCTGATCCAGATCGCGGGCTTCGACGAAAACTACCTGCACCGCCGGCTGCGCACCGGGTCCGACCGCCACTAA
- a CDS encoding YciE/YciF ferroxidase family protein: MSTPETLNDIYVDELKDLYSANDQMLKVVKKMTTKASDAALKEMLTKSHEGITAHTAVIKELIAGQDEKVSKEHCKGMEGLVAEATKHVLEEGPKKGPMLDVLIIAQYQRMTHYGLAGFGTAAAYAKALGLKDDDKKLRAATKEIYGSDEYMTRLAETTVNIDAKDA, translated from the coding sequence ATGTCGACCCCCGAAACGCTGAACGACATCTATGTCGACGAACTCAAGGATCTGTATTCGGCGAACGACCAGATGCTGAAGGTCGTCAAGAAGATGACGACCAAGGCGAGCGATGCCGCGCTGAAGGAAATGCTGACCAAGTCGCATGAGGGCATCACCGCGCATACCGCGGTGATCAAGGAACTGATCGCCGGACAGGACGAGAAGGTTTCGAAGGAGCATTGCAAGGGCATGGAAGGGCTGGTTGCCGAGGCGACCAAGCATGTGCTCGAAGAGGGGCCCAAAAAAGGTCCGATGCTCGATGTGCTGATCATCGCGCAATATCAGCGCATGACGCATTACGGGCTGGCCGGCTTCGGCACCGCCGCGGCCTATGCCAAGGCGCTGGGCCTGAAGGACGACGACAAGAAGCTGCGCGCCGCGACCAAGGAAATCTACGGTAGCGACGAATATATGACACGGCTCGCTGAAACCACGGTGAACATCGACGCCAAGGACGCCTGA